From Pleurocapsa sp. PCC 7319:
TACTGCTAAAGTTTGATATATGAAAAAGCTAAGGGGATTTTGTCTACTCCTCATCTCAGCATACCAATATTCAAGTTTCCAGATGCTTGATCTAAAATCATATTGTGTTAGACACAGATACTAATAAATACCAGCAATATTCTCAGTACAACTCAACCTAAGCTAATTGAATACTCAGTAGTTATAGTTTTTATTTAATTAGAACAGTGAACAACTGGTAAATCAATCTATAGGATATCTATTCTAACTGAAGTAAACCTTCATAAAAAGGTTTATTGAATACAGTTTTCTGGAATCAACAATCATATTTCAGAAATACTCAGTATATTATTAAGTATTTTTACTTATAGAGTGCTGCCAAATATCTATCAAAACTTTAATTTGTAATTGAAATATCTTTTTTCAAGCCATCGTTCATGAAGATTCTGTATAGATGTCTTGCTTGTCAAAGCATTTGACTTAGATTTTACAAAATTGTCTGTTATCTTTTTGATAGATTGACTTGATAAATCTTTTCTAGCAGATATTATTGTAGCGACAACTTGAAATAAGCTCGCAAATTGAATTGAGTTCGTAAATTTTATTTTCAACAAATCTAGTAATTATGTCCCAGTCAACAAAAACCAAATCTAAACCAAGCAACAGCGTTACAGCTATACCATCATCGCCAACTCAATTAGGAGTCGTCGCCACAGAGATTCGTCCTTGGGGTTCTTTTACTACTTTGGAAGAAGGTAAAGGTTATAAAATTAAGCGAATTGAAGTAAATCCCGGTCATCGTCTTAGTTTACAGATGCACCATCATCGAAGTGAACATTGGATCGTAGTTTCTGGCACTGCCAAAGTTATTTGTGGCGATCAAGAGATGATTCTCGGTAGTAATCAGTCTACTTACGTACCTCAATGTACTTCTCACCGGTTAGAAAACCCTGGCGTGATTAAACTAGTTTTGATTGAAGTTCAAAATGGGCAATATCTTGGAGAAGATGACATTATCCGTTTTAGCGATGATTATTCGCGTCAATAGGTTGACATTGACTTTCTTATAGAAAAGGATTTTCTCCGTATGTCTTAGTAAGAATTTGTACTACACGTCTAGTGTGAATTAAGAAATCCAGTAATTCGCTAAAAAGCTGTAGGCTATATGCCATAAGCTATAAGCTTTTTAGATTCTTTTTCTAGTAACTCAAGTTGCGGTTTATGAAGATCAACAGCACTCATTTGAACACGGTCTTAACCAGTAGATTTTTAAAGCTTAAAGCTAAGAGCTAAGAGCTAAAAAACTTTTAATATCAACGAAGCTAATTCACACCATTGGAAAATTAGTATTTTGCTGTAGCATAAATTAACAGGTAAAACTTGATAAATCAAGCAAATTTTTCATGTTCGAGATCAGTCCAACCGCAGCAAAAGAGATCAAGCGTATTCAGCTACACACCCATAAACTCAAAAGTTCTTTGAGGTTAAAGGTAAAATCAGGTGGTTGCTCTGGCTTATTTTATGACTTACAGCTAGAAGATTCGGTAGATAGCCAAGATGGAAATCACCAAGCTGTGCATTCCAATGATCGTTTGTTAGAAATTAATGATATCCATGTAGTAGTCAGCTCAGAATCGTGGGAATATATTGAGAACTTAAAGTTAGACTATTCAGAAGATCTGATGGGAGGAGGATTTAGATTTCATAATCCCAAAGTAACTAACGTTTGTGGTTGTGGAATTTCTTTTGCCGCGACAAAATAGCACGGTTTAACTGTATTTATGGGCTGGATAAATCAAATCTAATGTTAATATCAATGGGTTTCCAAGTCGCACGACATTAAAATCCAAGATTAATGCCAATATGATTGACACGCAAATGCTAGGTGTCATATAATCAGAATTTGTCTGCTATTTTCAATAGCTTTCCTCAACAAGGTTAACTCAAGGATTAAATAGTAACGCCAGCTAAGTAACTCATGCCCACTATTCAGCAACTTATTCGTAACGAACGATCTAAATCGCAAAAGAAAACTAAATCTCCAGCCCTCAAAGAATGCCCTCAGCGTCGTGGGGTTTGTACCAGAGTGTATACAACCACACCCAAAAAGCCCAATTCAGCATTAAGAAAGGTTGCCAGGGTACGCTTGACTTCAGGTTTTGAAGTAACTGCTTATATTCCAGGAATTGGACACAACCTGCAGGAGCATTCCGTAGTTTTAATCCGTGGTGGTCGTGTCAAAGATTTACCAGGGGTTAGATACCATATTGTTCGCGGTACTCTAGATACAACTGGAGTAAAAGACAGAGCTCAAGGTCGTTCCAAGTATGGTACTAAACGTCCTAAGTAAAGTTGAGGCTTGTATCATATTAATTAATTGCTAAAAACTAGGCGGCTGAGAAGCATCCCCATCTGAAGAGTTGCTATAGCAGACAAGGGTGCTATTTTTAGTGAAATGCTGATAACGAGTTCCCTAAATTCCTTGACAGTAAAAAATAAGTTTTTACTAGCCCTATAGGTAGCGATTGGTCCCAAGCAAAAATCATGCTATCGCAACAGTTAAATCGTAATTCGGCTTGGTTAGTTTGTATCAAACGTCGTATCAATACCACAACATAACTCAAGTTTAGTATTGAAGGCGACTAAAATTATTGTTCTTTAGTCTTT
This genomic window contains:
- a CDS encoding phosphomannose isomerase type II C-terminal cupin domain; the encoded protein is MSQSTKTKSKPSNSVTAIPSSPTQLGVVATEIRPWGSFTTLEEGKGYKIKRIEVNPGHRLSLQMHHHRSEHWIVVSGTAKVICGDQEMILGSNQSTYVPQCTSHRLENPGVIKLVLIEVQNGQYLGEDDIIRFSDDYSRQ
- a CDS encoding iron-sulfur cluster assembly accessory protein, which produces MFEISPTAAKEIKRIQLHTHKLKSSLRLKVKSGGCSGLFYDLQLEDSVDSQDGNHQAVHSNDRLLEINDIHVVVSSESWEYIENLKLDYSEDLMGGGFRFHNPKVTNVCGCGISFAATK
- the rpsL gene encoding 30S ribosomal protein S12, giving the protein MPTIQQLIRNERSKSQKKTKSPALKECPQRRGVCTRVYTTTPKKPNSALRKVARVRLTSGFEVTAYIPGIGHNLQEHSVVLIRGGRVKDLPGVRYHIVRGTLDTTGVKDRAQGRSKYGTKRPK